The window CTGGTCGGGTCCGACCAGCAGCGCCAGGTCCTTGGTCATCCGGCCGCTCTCGACGGTCTCGATGACGACCTTCTCCAGCGTCTCCGCGAACTCGATCACCTCGGGGGTGCCGTCGAGCTTGCCGCGGTGCTTGAGGCCGCCGGTCCAGGCGTAGATCGACGCGATCGGGTTGGTGGAGGTCGGCTTGCCCGCCTGGTGCTGGCGGTAGTGCCGGGTCACCGTGCCGTGCGCGGCCTCGGCCTCGACGGTCTTGCCGTCCGGGGTCATCAGCACCGAGGTCATCAGGCCCAGCGAGCCGAAGCCCTGCGCCACGGTGTCGGACTGGACGTCACCGTCGTAGTTCTTGCACGCCCAGACGTAGCCGCCCTCCCACTTCATCGCGGCGGCGACCATGTCGTCGATCAGGCGGTGCTCGTAGGTCAGGCCCGCGGCGTCGAACTTCTCCTTGAACTCCGCCTCGAACACGGCCTGGAAGATGTCCTTGAAGGCACCGTCGTAGGCCTTGAGGATGGTGTTCTTGGTCGACATGTAGACCGGGTAGTTGCGCTGCAGGCCGTAGGAGAACGAGGCGCGCGCGAAGTCCTCGATGGACTTGTTGAAGTTGTACATGCCCATGACGACGCCGCCGTCCTCCGGCATGTCGACCACGGTGTGCTCGATCGGCTCCGAGCCGTCGGTCGGGGTGAAGGTGATGGTCACCTTGCCCGCGCCGGGGACCTTGAAGTTCGTCGACTTGTACTGGTCGCCGTGGGCGTGACGGCCGATGACGATCGGCTTGGTCCAGCCCGGCACCAGCCGCGGGATGTTGGAGATGATGATCGGCTCGCGGAAGACCACGCCGCCGAGGATGTTGCGGATCGTGCCGTTGGGCGAGACCCACATCTTCTTCAGGCCGAACTCCTCGACGCGCGCCTCGTCCGGCGTGATCGTGGCGCACTTGACGCCGACACCGTGCTTCTTGATGGCGTTCGCGGCGTCGATGGTGACCTGGTCGTCGGTCTCGTCCCGGTGCTCGATACCCAGGTCGTAGTACTCGATGTTGAGGTCCAAGTACGGGTGGATCAGCTTGTCCTTGATGAACTGCCAGATGATGCGGGTCATCTCGTCGCCATCGAGTTCGACGACCGTTCCCTGGACCTTGATCTTGGCCATGAGCCGCGGTGCTCCCTTCGCCGTTAATGCGCGCGCCTTCAAACGGTACAAGCGTACTGGTAGCGAGGCGCGTGGTGTGAACCTGTGTGCACAGTCACCAGCGATCGTAGGCCTGAGCTGCCCGTCAGAACTCGTTCAGGTCGCGCCACTCGTCGGCGAGCATCGCGTAGACGGCCTCGTCGGCCCACTTGCCCTTGACGAACTCGTTCTGCCGGAAGCGGCCCTCGAACCGCATGCCGAGGCGTTCGAGGAGCCTGCCGGAGGAGCGGTTGTCGGCGTCGAGCCTGCCGATGATCCGGTGCAGGCCCGCCTGCTCGAAGCCCAGGCGCAGCATCTCGGTGGCGGCCTCGCCCGCATAGCCCTTGCCGTGGTGGTCGGGGTGGAAGACGAAGCCGAGCTCACCGCACTGGTTTTGCTCGCTGACCCACATCAGCATCACGTCGCCGAGCAGCTCGCCGGTCTCGGCGAGAACCACCGCGGGCCGAATCGCGTCGCCCTCCTTCTCCAGCGACGTCACCTCGATCCGCTCTTGCAGCGCGACCTCGACCTCGGCGCGGGTGCGCGGCTCGAAGAGGAGGTATTTGCAGACGTCCTCGCGGGACTGGATCGCGTAGAGCGCGTCCAGATCGGACTCGACGTACGGCCGCAGGATCAGCCGGCGGGTGGTGATGGGAAATGTGGGACGCAGCACCCGATCGAGCGTACGCCTGTGATCGAATACCGCCCACTGGCACGAGGGGGGCACGAATGTCGACTGGACCGACGCACGCCATGAGCGGGCTCACGGCGTGGGCGACGGCGACGGCGCTGGCAGGCGACAGCTCGCTGGGGACGCTGTCGGTCAAGGGCTGGTGCGTAGGCGCGGTCCTGTGCGCCGGTGCGGCGCTGTTACCGGACCTCGACCACCCGGAGTCGACGGTGTCGAGCACGTTCGGGCCCGTGACGGCGGCGGGGTCGAAGCTGATCAACGCCATCAGCCACGGCATCTACCAGGTGACCCGCACCAAGCGCGACAGCAAACGCGACGGCGGGCACCGCGGGTTCACCCACACCCTGGTCTTCGCCATCCTGGCCTCGATCATCACCACCGCCATCGTGCAGACCAGCCAGTCGTGGGCGCTGCCGCTGCTGATGTTCTTCTTCAGCGGCCTGGCGGTGCGCGGGATCATGCACAAGTGGTGCCCCCGCAACGACGCCCTGTGGATCACCGGCACGGCGCTGTTGCTGACCTACGCGTGTCTCAAATGGACGGACCAGGCCTCGGCAGACGCGGCGGCCTGCGGGGTGGCGGTCGGCATCGGCTGCATCGCGCACTACCTGGGCGACGCGATCACCGAGCAGGGCTGCCCGATCCTGTGGCCGGTCCCCATCGCGTTCAAGACCTGGTACCCGGTGGCGCCGCCGAAGATCATGCGGATGCGCACGGGCGGCACCGTCGAGATGGCCGTCGTCGGCCCGCTGCTGACCGCCGTCGCCATCTGGATGTCCGCCGTGGCCCTGCACAACGCGGGCGCCCTGCCGTTCCTCGACGGGATTCCGCTGATCCCCTGGGCCTAGCCTGGGTGCGCGCCGACCGCGTCCTTGATCTGCGACCCGAGGTCGGCGTCGCCGCTGTGGGCGCAGTGGGCGCAGCAGAAGAACCGGCCCTCGACCTCGACGCCGTGGCCGAGGATGCGGCACTTGCAGTGCTCACAGACCGGGGCGAGCTTGGTGATCGCGCACTCGAAGCTGTCGAACGTGTGGACGTCGCCGCTGACCGTCTTCACCTCGAAGGCCATCCAGTAGTCGTTGCCGCAGGTGTCGCAGGTCCCCATAGTGCGATCTCCTCTCTCGGTGACCACTGCAGCCTGCGCCCGGCGACGGGAGGCGGCAACCCGAGACACTTTCGCGGGGACCTCGGCCGATTCGGCCTTGACCCGACGTCGCGCCGACTAATCTTCGACGTGGATTTCCGAACATTCCTGGGGGAATGACGCATGACTTGGCAGCAGCAGCCGCCTTCGTACGACCCGCGCGCCCAGTTCCAGCCGGGCGGGTGGTCACCGCCTCCGCCGCCGCGTCGTCGCGGCAAGGTCTGGGTCGTGGTCGCCGCCATCGTCGCCGTGGTGGCCGCCGCTTCGGTGAGCGTCGTCCTGCTCACCCGGAAAGACGAGGCTCCGACGGCCACGCAGCCGACCGAACAGAGCAAGCCCGATTTCAAGCCGTGGACCACCAAAGGCGAAAAGGACAGCAAAGACAACGCTCTCCGAATCCTGAATTCCGACAAAGACCTGATCATCGTTACCGCGCGGGATGTCACCGCGATCGGCCGCGAAGACGGCGAAGTCAAATGGTTCACGAAAGCGCCGGACATCGAGGCCGCGGAAGGCGCCTTCTGCGGAGCGGGCAACACCCCGTCCTCGGACAACAAGCTCGCGTTGACGCTCGGGCTGGTCGAGAACAAGTCCAAGCCGATCAGCGCGAATTGCGGCATCGTCACGGTGATCGATCTGAAGACCGGCGAACTCGGCTGGTCGACAACCGTCGCCTACGCCCAGGGCGCGATCTCGGAGAAGACCAGGGGCATGCCGGTCGAGATCGTCGACGACGTGGTGGTGGCGACCTGGGATTTCAACGTCTTCGGCCTGGACCTCGCGACCGGCGACTCGAAGTGGCACGTCAAGCTCAAGAGCGACCCGAACGGCAAACCGAACTGCCCGGTCAACGGGATGCTGCCCGCGGGCCCCGACAGCGTGGTGGTCAAGACGACCTGCATCCAGCCGAATGGCGACGCCCTGTTCAGCGTCGCCGAGCTCACCGCGAAAGGCACGATCGGCCGCAGCGCGAACATCACCGACGCGGACGCGGGGGCGCCGATCAGCTCGATGAAGCTGCTCGCCGGTTCACCCGTCGTGCTGAACGTGACGCCGAAACCGGGCCCGGACGAACGGATGTCCATCGTCACCCTGGACGACGACTGGAAAGTCCAGAGCGTCATCCACGACGAACGCGGCGACGCGAAGGCCGACTACGTGCTGGCGACCGTGCCGATCGGTTTCGCCACGACACCGGTGGGCGCCTACCAGGAGCAGTCACGTTCCCTGGTCTCGGGCAACACCATGGTCAGCCTCACCGCGCCGAACAAGGGAAAGCCGAACCGGATCGTCGCCACGGACCTGAAGACCGGCAAGGACTTGTGGGCCACCGAGGAGCCCGCACTGTTGTTCATGCAGGTCCTCGCCATCGAGGGCGACAAGGTGTACGCGCTGCAGTCGGCGCTGGAGAACACCAAGGACTTCGACCAGTCCGTCGTCGAGCTCGACCTGAAGGACGGCAAGGTCAAAGACAAGAAGACAACCGAGGTGATCTCGCCGAACGACGGGCCGCCGACCATCACGTTCTACGGGTTCACGTTCAAGGACGGCCGGGCGTACGGGGTGCACTTCCAGAACAGCGACACGCAATGGCTGGCCTACAGCGTGGGATGACCAAGGTCACCGGCCGTGCCACGATGGTCGCCATGACGGAGACGTTGTGCCTGGCCCAAGACCCGGAGAGCCCACGCACGACCAGTCCATGGCAGGCCGCGCCGATCTTCCTGGACCCGATCTTCCTCACCTGGGAGCAGGACGCGGGGGCCTCGGAGGTCTCCGACCACCAACCGACCAGGCGCTCGTACGAGATGTGGCGGCTCGCGGAGTCCAAGACCGGACTCGACACCGTCCTCTGGCTGAACCGGGCGGTGAACCTGCGGATGCGGCTCCTGACCCAGCGCTACAACATGCGTTCCATCCTCCGCGACCCACCGCCGCAGGACACGGAGATCTTGGCGCGAATCGGCATCATCCGACCCCATATGCACCGCGCGCTCACCGAATTGCACCGAGCCTTGGAAGTCTCCCCGGTGCCGCCCGAACACTGCGCGGAACTTGTCGACACGGTTTGGTATTTCCTCCGGTCGACCGACAGCCTGATGAACGTCCAGCGGACCGACATGGCCTTCGCGCACGAACAGGCGAACCGCGACGGCTATGTGTCGTTCGAGTTCGGGCAGTACTTCACCAAACAGTCGCCCTCGGTGGCGGCTTGGGGAATCCTGCCCCTCGAACTGGTCTCCCAACAGGCCACGGGCGACTGGATTTCGATCGACCTGAAGGTGAAGCCGCGCATCCAGTACGGGCACCTGTACTTCGAGGGCATCCTCAGCCCGGCGGAGAACCACATCGACTCCGTGTGGCGCGCCTTCTTCGAATTGGACCACCAGCACATTGGCTGATACATGAATAGTCCTTGGCAAGCGGCACCGATCTACTTGGACCCAGTCTGCCTCACCTGGGAACCGGATGGCATCACCTCACACATCTACGAGCGTGAGACAACAAGGCGATCATACGAACTGTGGCGACACGCGGAGTGCAAGCTGAGCGACTCCGCAAGCGCACTGGACCGCGGCGACGCAGTCCATGCGCTAAATCGAGCAGTAAATGTTCGAATGAAATCACTGGCTGAGCGCTATCGGCTTTTCGATATCCTCGAAGACCCGAAAGGAAAACGACCGACCAATGCGGCTCTGTTGGCACGATTTGGCATCATCAGACCGCACATGCTCCGCGCCTTGACCAGGTTTCGAAACGAGATAGAACACGAAGATGCACTGCCGCCACCGATCGAGCGCTGCACAGAGTTCGCCGATGTGGTTTGGTATGTCCTTCGATCTACCGACAACCTTATGGGCCTACGCAAGGCGGAAATGGCGTTCGCACAGGAAATTGCGAACGGCTACATATCCCTGGACTTCGGCGTATATTTCGACGGAAAGATGCCTTCGGTGCCACTGTGGGCAGAGATGTCGCTAGACTTGGTCTCACAGCGAAAGCAAACTGATTGGATTTCGGTCAATCTGGGGAAAAAGCCGCGCATCCAGCGGGGAAACCTTCACTTCGAAGGCATTCTCACTGGTATGGGAAACCACGTCGATACCGTATGGCGCGCCTACTTCGAACTAGATCACTAGCGTTTCGCGCATAACCGAGAGGGTCGACTCGGTGTGGCGCGCCTTCTTCGAGGTGGACACGGCAGCGCGGCGGTGAGTATCGATGTCACCATGACGTCCATGAGTCGCACGCTGTGCATCGCGCAGAACGCGGAGGCGGACGCCCTCCTGGCGGAGAACCCCTTGGCCCTGTTGATCGGGATGCTGCTGGATCAGCAGATCCCGATGGAGGTCGCGTTCAACGGGCCGAAGAAGCTCTACACCCGCCTCGGCGACAAGCTCGACGTCCACCTGATCGCCGACTACGACCCGGACGAGTTCGCCACCCTGTCGACCACGCCGCCCGCCATCCACCGCTACGGCGGCAGCATGGGCAAGCGGGTGCAGGCGCTGTGCCAGTACATCGTGGAGCACTACGACGGCGACACCGAGGCGATCTGGACCAAGGACAAGCCCACTGGCGCCGAGGTGCTCAAGCGGCTCAAGGCCCTCCCGGGGTTCGGCGAGCAGAAGGCCAAGATCTTCCTCGCCCTGCTGGGCAAGCAGTACGGCGTGACCCCCTACGGCTGGCGCAAGGCCGCTGGCGACTACGGCGGCGCCAACACCCGCATGTCCGTCGCCGACGTCACCGGCGCCGACTCCCTCGCCGCGGTCCGCGCCTACAAGAAAGCCAAGAAGGCCGCGGCCAAGAGCGGTTGAGGCCTTGGCTACCTGCGCTTACCCTGGGGACGCGGAGGTGGCCCCATGCGAGCAGCGGTAGGTGACCGGCTACACGTCCACGGTCGCAACGTCGGCAACGCCGACCATCTGGGCGAGATCCTCGAAGTGCGCGGCGCCGACGGCGCGCCGCCCTACCTGGTCAAATTCAACGACGGCCACGAGAGCCTGGTCTTCCCCGGGCCCGATTGTGTGGTCGAGCACGAGCCCCAATAGCTCCACTCGCTAACCTGTGTCCTCTTCCACTCTCAAGGGGGCACTATGCGAACTCGGCTGGCGATCATTCTGGTCACGGCGGCGATGACGTGCGGGCTGACCGCGTGTGACGCCGTGCGTGAAGCCACGAGCGCGGCCGACTCCGCCACCGACAAGGCGAGCATCTGCCTGGATGCCGCCAAGCTGGCGGGCTTCAACCCGGACCTCTCGAACCCCGAGCAGGCCGTCAAGGACGCGGAGAAGACCGCCGCCGACTTGCAGGCCCTGGCCGAGAAGACCGGTGACACCACCCTCAAGGGCGCGTTGACCGACATGTCCGCCAAGATCGGCGAGCTCACCCCGAACAGCATCGACCCCGCGAGCGTGACGGCGTGGGCCAAGGAAAAGGTGAGCGCCGCAAACGCGCTCACGCAGGCCTGCCTGTAGCGACGAGAACGGCCGCCTGCCCTGGTCGGGGCAGGCGGCCGTCGCACGCCGCGGGAACGGTGAATTACACGTTGGTGATTTCCTCGATCAGGGCGTCGACGTCGAAGAAGTCGCTCTCCTTGCCGATCGGCACCAGCTTGGCGGTGGCCGTGAGGAACCGCTCGACGGCCTCGTATTCCATCTCCAGCAGGGCGTGGCCCTCCGGGGACTCGATCTCCAGGATGATCGACGCGCGGCCCTCGGTGTGCTCCGGGCTGAGCCGGACGTCACCCTCGCCGGTGGGGCCGATCAGGCCCGCGACCAGCAGGTCCCGGGCGAAAATCCACTCCACCCAGCGGTCGCGGTCGGTCTGGAACGCCGCGGTGACCGTGAATGGCTCACTCGCTCGATACGTCCACCGGGAGCGCACCGGGGTGCTGCCGCCGTAGAGCGAGATGAGCTGCTCAGTGTGCTCTGCGTTCTTGTTCATCTCGTCGCCTCCCTGATCCCGGTTTGCGCTTCTGGTATTCGCGAACCCGTCAGGTGGGAAACGCCGCCTGTGGCGGTTTGTGATGCCAGTGCCTTCATGTTCACGCGATTGGGGGACTCTGGCCGGAAAATGCGGCTTCGGAGTTAACAAAAACGGGGCCCCACCGATGTGGGGCCCCGTCGTTGAATCCTCAGGTCAGATCAGGCCGAGGCCCTTGACCGCGTCGCGCTCCTCCGCCAGTTCGGCGACGGAGGCGTCGATGCGGGCGCGGGAGAACTCGTTGATCTCCAGGCCCTGCACGATCTCGTACTTGCCGTCCTTGCAGACCACGGGGAACGACGAGATGAGGCCCTCGGGGACGCCGTAGGAGCCGTCCGACGGGATGGCCATCGACGTCCAGTCGCCCTCGGGGGTGCCGTTGACCCAGTCGTGGATGTGGTTGAGGGCGGCGTTGGCGGCCGACGCGGCCGAGGACGCGCCCCGGGCCTCGATGATCGCCGCGCCGCGCTTGGCCACGGTCGGGATGAAGGTGTCGGCCAGCCAGGCCTCGTCGTTCACGGCCTCGGCGGCGTTGCGGCCACCGACCTCGGCGTTGAACAGGTCGGGGTACTGGGTGGCGGAGTGGTTGCCCCAGATCGTGAGCTTCTTGATCTCGGTGACCGGCACGCTCAGCTTCGCCGCGAGCTGCGAGATCGCGCGGTTGTGGTCGAGGCGGGTCATCGCGGTGAAGCGCTCACGCGGGACGTCCGGGGCGTGCGCCTGGGCGATGAGGGCGTTGGTGTTGGCCGGGTTGCCGACCACCAGCACGCGCACGTCGTCGGCGGCACCGGCGTTGATGGCCTCACCCTGGGGCTTGAAGATGCCGCCGTTGGCCTCGAGCAGGTCGCCGCGCTCCATGCCCTTGGCGCGCGGGCGCGCGCCGACGAGCAGGGCGACGTTCACGCCGTCGAACGCCTTCTTGGCGTCGTCGGTGATCTCGATGCCGCTGAGCAGCGGGAACGCGCAGTCGTCGAGTTCCATCGCGGTGCCCTCGGCGGCCTTGACGGCCTGCGGGATCTCCAGCAGCCGCAGGTTGACCTGCGTGTCCGGGCCCAGCAGGTGGCCGGAGGCGATGCGGAAAAGCAGGGCGTAGCCGATCTGGCCTGCTGCACCGGTGACGGTGACGTTGACGGGTGCCACTTGGCGGATCCCTCCCGAGACAAGGCGAATGAACCGGAGGCTACCAAGCCGTTGCCGGTGATCGCCGCGCGCGGTGAGCAGGGTCTCGGTGTTCCCCATCGGGTGGTTTCCGCCGACAGGCGACCTGACTTCGTGGATCACCCGGCGGTGAGGTCGATCATGACGAACCATGGTTATCGAACTGCTCGGCGAGGAATTGCGCGGGCATCGGGAGGAAGCCGGACTGAGCCTGTCGGAGGTCACCGCGCGGACGGGCATCAGCACCTCCAAGCTCAGCCGGATGGAGAACGGGCGCAAAGCCCAGAAGGCCGACGACGTCGCGGCCCTGCTGAAGGTCTACGGGGTGCAGGGGTGCCGCCGCGACGACCTGCTGTCGCTCGCACGGGGAGCCGAGGGGTCGCAGGTCGCGTCGCTGCGGGTGCTGGAGTCGAAGGCGACGATGATCGTCGACTACGAGCAGGCGATCGTGCCCGCGCTGCTGCAGACCGTCCCGTACGCGCAGGCCGCGCTCCGCGAGGTCAACATGGTCGACGAGGCGGTGTTGGAGGAGCAGTACACGAACCGGTTGCGGCGTCAGGCGATCCTGCGGCGCCCGCATCCGCCCCGGTTCTTCGCGATCATCGCCGAAACCGCCTTGCACACCGCGGTGGGCGGTCAGGACGTCATGCGCGAGCAGATCCGCTACCTCAGCGAGGCCGCGGGCAGGCCGAACGTGACGATCCGGATCGTCCCCGACCTGACCCACGGGCACCCGGGTCTGGGCGGGCCGTTCCAGCGCATGCAGTTCCGTTCGCGCGGGGCGGTCGTGGTGTTGGAGAACCGCACGTCGAGCGTGGTGATCGAGGACACCGCGCAGGTGCGGGTCTATGACCGGATCGTTGTCGAGCTGCTCAGTGTCGCGCTGACGCGGGACGAGTCGATGACGCTGCTGGAGAAGCTGTCCTGACTCAACGCGAGAGCGGGCCGCCCTCGATGGTCATGGCGATGGCGATGACCATCACCCCGAAGAAGCCGTAGCTCAGGACGTCGACGGCGCGCCCGCGAATCGCGATCAGGCCCGCCTGCTCGTCGCGCAGCAGGACCCGCAGGCCCGCCGCGAGGAGCAGGGCGAGGCCGATCCACACCGTTCCCTCGCGCCAGTAGTACTGCGCGATGCGCACGAGGCCGAGCACGACCACGGCCATGACCAGCCCGAACGGCAGGTGGACGAGGGCCGGGTGCTTACCGGTGCGCTGCGGGCCCCCGGTCACGCCGAGAGGTTCCGCTCGGCCGCTTCGACGGTGTTGCGCATGAGCATGGCGATGGTCATCGGGCCGACGCCGCCGGGCATCGGGGCCAGGAAGCCCGCCACCTCGCGCACGTCGGGGTGGACGTCGCCGACCAGGCCCTGGTCGGTGCGGGTGACGCCGACGTCGAGCACGGCCGCGCCGGGCTTGATCATGTCCGCGGTGATGAGGCCCGCGTTGCCCGCGGCGGCGACGACGATGTCGGCGCGGCGGACCTCGGTGGCGAGGTCCTTGGTGCCGGTGTGGCAGAGGGTGACCGTGGCGTTCTCGCTGCGCCGGGTCAGCAGCAGCCCGAGCGGGCGGCCGACCGTGACACCGCGGCCGACGACGGTCACGCGCGCGCCCGCGAGCGGGACGTCGTAGCGGCGGAGCAGCTCGACGATGCCGACGGGGGTGCACGGCAGCGGGCCCGCGTCGCCGAGGACGAGCTTGCCGAGGTTGGTCGGGTGCAGGCCGTCGGAGTCCTTCGCCGGGTCGACCCGCTGCAGTGCGGCGCCCGCGTCGAGGTGGCCGGGCAGCGGCAGCTGGATCAGGTAGCCGGTGCAGTCCGGGTTCTCGTTCAGCTCGTCGATGACGGCTTCGAGCTCGGCCTGCGTCGTGTGCGCCGGAAGGTCGCGGCGGATGGAGTTCAGGCCGATCTTCTTGCAGGTCCGGTGCTTGCTGCGGACGTAGGACTGCGAGCCGGCGTCGTCGCCGACCAGCACGGTGCCCAGGCCAGGGACCACCCCTCGCTCGGCGAGCGCGTCGACCCGCCCGCGCAGTTCGGCGAGGATGGCGTCTCGGGTGGCATTGCCGTCAAGGATCGTCGCGGTCACGTACCCCATCCTCTCACTCGCGGCGCGGAACGGCGGCGATACCCACCGCGGCGAGAGTCAGCGCGACGCCGATCACGGTCGTCGGCTCGACCCCCTCGCCGGGTGGCG is drawn from Actinokineospora alba and contains these coding sequences:
- a CDS encoding helix-turn-helix domain-containing protein; translated protein: MVIELLGEELRGHREEAGLSLSEVTARTGISTSKLSRMENGRKAQKADDVAALLKVYGVQGCRRDDLLSLARGAEGSQVASLRVLESKATMIVDYEQAIVPALLQTVPYAQAALREVNMVDEAVLEEQYTNRLRRQAILRRPHPPRFFAIIAETALHTAVGGQDVMREQIRYLSEAAGRPNVTIRIVPDLTHGHPGLGGPFQRMQFRSRGAVVVLENRTSSVVIEDTAQVRVYDRIVVELLSVALTRDESMTLLEKLS
- a CDS encoding Prokaryotic metallothionein — its product is MGTCDTCGNDYWMAFEVKTVSGDVHTFDSFECAITKLAPVCEHCKCRILGHGVEVEGRFFCCAHCAHSGDADLGSQIKDAVGAHPG
- a CDS encoding bifunctional methylenetetrahydrofolate dehydrogenase/methenyltetrahydrofolate cyclohydrolase, translating into MTATILDGNATRDAILAELRGRVDALAERGVVPGLGTVLVGDDAGSQSYVRSKHRTCKKIGLNSIRRDLPAHTTQAELEAVIDELNENPDCTGYLIQLPLPGHLDAGAALQRVDPAKDSDGLHPTNLGKLVLGDAGPLPCTPVGIVELLRRYDVPLAGARVTVVGRGVTVGRPLGLLLTRRSENATVTLCHTGTKDLATEVRRADIVVAAAGNAGLITADMIKPGAAVLDVGVTRTDQGLVGDVHPDVREVAGFLAPMPGGVGPMTIAMLMRNTVEAAERNLSA
- a CDS encoding DUF1918 domain-containing protein; its protein translation is MRAAVGDRLHVHGRNVGNADHLGEILEVRGADGAPPYLVKFNDGHESLVFPGPDCVVEHEPQ
- a CDS encoding SsgA family sporulation/cell division regulator: MNKNAEHTEQLISLYGGSTPVRSRWTYRASEPFTVTAAFQTDRDRWVEWIFARDLLVAGLIGPTGEGDVRLSPEHTEGRASIILEIESPEGHALLEMEYEAVERFLTATAKLVPIGKESDFFDVDALIEEITNV
- a CDS encoding bacteriophage spanin2 family protein; the encoded protein is MRTRLAIILVTAAMTCGLTACDAVREATSAADSATDKASICLDAAKLAGFNPDLSNPEQAVKDAEKTAADLQALAEKTGDTTLKGALTDMSAKIGELTPNSIDPASVTAWAKEKVSAANALTQACL
- a CDS encoding GNAT family N-acetyltransferase, which translates into the protein MLRPTFPITTRRLILRPYVESDLDALYAIQSREDVCKYLLFEPRTRAEVEVALQERIEVTSLEKEGDAIRPAVVLAETGELLGDVMLMWVSEQNQCGELGFVFHPDHHGKGYAGEAATEMLRLGFEQAGLHRIIGRLDADNRSSGRLLERLGMRFEGRFRQNEFVKGKWADEAVYAMLADEWRDLNEF
- a CDS encoding metal-dependent hydrolase, yielding MSTGPTHAMSGLTAWATATALAGDSSLGTLSVKGWCVGAVLCAGAALLPDLDHPESTVSSTFGPVTAAGSKLINAISHGIYQVTRTKRDSKRDGGHRGFTHTLVFAILASIITTAIVQTSQSWALPLLMFFFSGLAVRGIMHKWCPRNDALWITGTALLLTYACLKWTDQASADAAACGVAVGIGCIAHYLGDAITEQGCPILWPVPIAFKTWYPVAPPKIMRMRTGGTVEMAVVGPLLTAVAIWMSAVALHNAGALPFLDGIPLIPWA
- a CDS encoding DUF3017 domain-containing protein — translated: MTGGPQRTGKHPALVHLPFGLVMAVVVLGLVRIAQYYWREGTVWIGLALLLAAGLRVLLRDEQAGLIAIRGRAVDVLSYGFFGVMVIAIAMTIEGGPLSR
- a CDS encoding NADP-dependent isocitrate dehydrogenase gives rise to the protein MAKIKVQGTVVELDGDEMTRIIWQFIKDKLIHPYLDLNIEYYDLGIEHRDETDDQVTIDAANAIKKHGVGVKCATITPDEARVEEFGLKKMWVSPNGTIRNILGGVVFREPIIISNIPRLVPGWTKPIVIGRHAHGDQYKSTNFKVPGAGKVTITFTPTDGSEPIEHTVVDMPEDGGVVMGMYNFNKSIEDFARASFSYGLQRNYPVYMSTKNTILKAYDGAFKDIFQAVFEAEFKEKFDAAGLTYEHRLIDDMVAAAMKWEGGYVWACKNYDGDVQSDTVAQGFGSLGLMTSVLMTPDGKTVEAEAAHGTVTRHYRQHQAGKPTSTNPIASIYAWTGGLKHRGKLDGTPEVIEFAETLEKVVIETVESGRMTKDLALLVGPDQEWQTTEDFLNTLDENLQKKMAG
- a CDS encoding outer membrane protein assembly factor BamB family protein, with amino-acid sequence MTWQQQPPSYDPRAQFQPGGWSPPPPPRRRGKVWVVVAAIVAVVAAASVSVVLLTRKDEAPTATQPTEQSKPDFKPWTTKGEKDSKDNALRILNSDKDLIIVTARDVTAIGREDGEVKWFTKAPDIEAAEGAFCGAGNTPSSDNKLALTLGLVENKSKPISANCGIVTVIDLKTGELGWSTTVAYAQGAISEKTRGMPVEIVDDVVVATWDFNVFGLDLATGDSKWHVKLKSDPNGKPNCPVNGMLPAGPDSVVVKTTCIQPNGDALFSVAELTAKGTIGRSANITDADAGAPISSMKLLAGSPVVLNVTPKPGPDERMSIVTLDDDWKVQSVIHDERGDAKADYVLATVPIGFATTPVGAYQEQSRSLVSGNTMVSLTAPNKGKPNRIVATDLKTGKDLWATEEPALLFMQVLAIEGDKVYALQSALENTKDFDQSVVELDLKDGKVKDKKTTEVISPNDGPPTITFYGFTFKDGRAYGVHFQNSDTQWLAYSVG
- a CDS encoding malate dehydrogenase, with protein sequence MAPVNVTVTGAAGQIGYALLFRIASGHLLGPDTQVNLRLLEIPQAVKAAEGTAMELDDCAFPLLSGIEITDDAKKAFDGVNVALLVGARPRAKGMERGDLLEANGGIFKPQGEAINAGAADDVRVLVVGNPANTNALIAQAHAPDVPRERFTAMTRLDHNRAISQLAAKLSVPVTEIKKLTIWGNHSATQYPDLFNAEVGGRNAAEAVNDEAWLADTFIPTVAKRGAAIIEARGASSAASAANAALNHIHDWVNGTPEGDWTSMAIPSDGSYGVPEGLISSFPVVCKDGKYEIVQGLEINEFSRARIDASVAELAEERDAVKGLGLI
- a CDS encoding HhH-GPD-type base excision DNA repair protein, which encodes MSRTLCIAQNAEADALLAENPLALLIGMLLDQQIPMEVAFNGPKKLYTRLGDKLDVHLIADYDPDEFATLSTTPPAIHRYGGSMGKRVQALCQYIVEHYDGDTEAIWTKDKPTGAEVLKRLKALPGFGEQKAKIFLALLGKQYGVTPYGWRKAAGDYGGANTRMSVADVTGADSLAAVRAYKKAKKAAAKSG